A single window of Pseudarthrobacter defluvii DNA harbors:
- a CDS encoding CBU_0592 family membrane protein, producing MNLLWELAGWAGAVAILSAYLAVSMGWLKAGKGFQTANLFGSVAFIINGTLHSAWPSVVTNVAWFLISAVALARMRSEETAPAPAEAAHVQYPGVPDSTGQMAVVEAFTEALPVVTSAVGSAPAVADGPRLAL from the coding sequence ATGAATCTGCTGTGGGAACTCGCCGGATGGGCAGGCGCTGTTGCGATTCTCAGTGCGTACCTTGCCGTTTCCATGGGCTGGCTGAAGGCCGGGAAGGGCTTCCAGACCGCCAACCTCTTCGGTTCCGTGGCCTTCATCATCAACGGCACCCTGCACAGCGCCTGGCCTTCCGTCGTCACCAACGTGGCCTGGTTCCTGATCTCCGCCGTTGCGCTGGCCCGGATGCGTTCGGAGGAGACGGCGCCTGCGCCCGCCGAAGCCGCTCATGTCCAGTACCCGGGCGTCCCGGACTCCACGGGCCAGATGGCCGTCGTCGAGGCATTCACCGAGGCCCTGCCGGTTGTCACGTCCGCTGTTGGTTCCGCCCCGGCTGTGGCGGACGGGCCGCGCCTGGCGCTGTAG